One genomic segment of Cardinium endosymbiont of Philonthus spinipes includes these proteins:
- the atpH gene encoding ATP synthase F1 subunit delta, which yields MLQKKKIAERYASVLLAQAIQSGRLQPINSDLSFLHHQFTAYPLLDGLLNNPTIPHSEKRTLLKKICNQGLNPLVWRFLEIIIDQHQIGFLKEILTAFSTAYHSHIGLQSATVTTAVALPEALIQRLVEEVKQWVPCKEVLLKQQIDPSIIGGYILQIGDLKLDKSIKHGLQALQNALH from the coding sequence ATGTTACAAAAAAAGAAGATAGCAGAACGGTATGCCAGCGTTTTGCTGGCCCAAGCCATTCAAAGTGGTAGGCTTCAGCCAATCAACAGTGACCTCTCGTTTTTGCACCATCAGTTTACGGCATATCCTTTATTAGATGGCTTACTCAATAATCCTACCATACCCCATTCTGAGAAACGAACATTACTTAAAAAGATTTGCAACCAAGGTCTTAATCCTCTGGTCTGGAGGTTTCTTGAAATAATTATAGATCAACATCAAATCGGTTTTTTAAAGGAAATTTTAACTGCCTTTTCGACCGCCTATCACAGTCACATAGGACTTCAATCTGCCACTGTAACCACTGCTGTTGCATTACCAGAAGCGCTGATTCAGAGATTGGTAGAAGAGGTAAAACAATGGGTCCCCTGTAAAGAAGTTTTGTTAAAGCAACAAATTGACCCTTCCATTATTGGAGGTTATATATTGCAAATTGGTGATTTAAAGCTAGATAAAAGTATAAAACATGGGCTGCAGGCATTACAAAATGCTTTACACTAA
- the map gene encoding type I methionyl aminopeptidase — protein sequence MINIRTHSELQLLQQAGYIVALCHEALKNAIRPGLSSLALDAMVEEIIRSNGADPVFKGYRGFPNATCISINNGVVHGIPSNQLLHEGDIVTIDIGVKYKGYIGDSAWTYPVGNISQERKFLLTHTEQALWEGLRVIKAGIRLSTISHAIGQYATQHKLAIVKELGGHGVGTMLHEPPQIQNYGKPNQGPILKAGMVLAIEPILNLGHSAIKTLQDGWTIVTKDGKDSAHFEHTIAVEKEGYAILTTL from the coding sequence ATGATTAACATACGAACCCATTCTGAACTACAGCTATTGCAGCAAGCGGGTTATATTGTAGCGCTTTGCCACGAAGCTTTAAAAAATGCCATTCGGCCGGGTTTGAGTAGTCTAGCCTTAGACGCAATGGTGGAAGAAATCATTCGAAGCAATGGTGCGGATCCTGTATTTAAGGGCTATCGTGGCTTTCCAAATGCTACTTGTATTTCCATCAACAATGGAGTAGTACATGGGATACCCAGCAATCAGCTGTTGCACGAAGGGGATATTGTTACTATTGATATAGGTGTAAAATACAAAGGCTACATTGGAGACAGTGCTTGGACCTATCCTGTAGGCAACATCTCACAGGAGAGAAAATTTTTACTGACACATACAGAGCAAGCTTTGTGGGAAGGGCTACGTGTCATTAAAGCAGGCATTCGCCTTTCTACCATTTCTCATGCCATAGGTCAGTATGCGACACAACATAAGCTTGCTATTGTAAAAGAATTGGGTGGGCATGGTGTAGGCACTATGCTACACGAGCCGCCTCAGATTCAAAACTATGGCAAGCCCAATCAGGGGCCTATTTTAAAAGCTGGTATGGTACTAGCCATAGAACCTATTTTAAACCTTGGCCATTCAGCCATTAAAACTTTACAAGATGGTTGGACCATTGTTACTAAAGATGGAAAAGATTCTGCCCATTTTGAACATACCATTGCTGTTGAAAAAGAAGGATATGCCATTTTAACTACTCTTTAA
- the atpE gene encoding ATP synthase F0 subunit C — MLTLLDISLSYAGAGIGAGIIALGAGIGVGKIGSAAMEAMSRQPEMSSKIQTAMIIACALVEGVAVFGVVICALIAMK, encoded by the coding sequence ATGTTGACTTTATTAGATATAAGTTTGTCATACGCTGGTGCGGGCATTGGTGCAGGCATCATTGCATTGGGTGCAGGCATTGGCGTTGGAAAAATTGGATCTGCCGCTATGGAAGCTATGAGTAGACAGCCAGAAATGAGCTCAAAGATTCAAACTGCTATGATTATTGCTTGCGCACTGGTTGAGGGCGTTGCAGTTTTTGGTGTAGTGATTTGTGCTTTGATCGCTATGAAGTAG
- a CDS encoding energy-coupling factor ABC transporter ATP-binding protein, whose translation MIRIDNASVSFDNLYALKNIHVTLHEKRIGVIGSNGSGKSTFSRLINGLQLPSEGKVEIDHLSTCKDGKAIRRKVGFVFQNPDHQIIFPIVEEDIAFGLQNIGYKKAEIHQKIDDLLAAYGLTHLRYRKSHLLSGGEKQLLAILSVLVMEPTYIVLDEPTIFLDLKNKKKIVQLMERLHQTIIMVTHDLDLLMHFDRVLVFEQGCLVADDIPTRSIKAYQRLIDDQL comes from the coding sequence ATGATTAGAATAGACAATGCAAGTGTTTCTTTTGACAACCTCTACGCTTTAAAAAATATTCATGTAACATTACATGAAAAAAGGATTGGCGTTATAGGTTCAAATGGAAGCGGTAAAAGTACATTTTCCAGGCTTATCAATGGATTGCAGCTTCCATCTGAAGGGAAAGTAGAAATCGATCATCTATCTACTTGTAAAGATGGTAAAGCCATTAGGCGTAAAGTAGGATTTGTTTTTCAAAATCCCGATCATCAAATTATCTTCCCTATAGTAGAAGAAGACATTGCTTTTGGCCTTCAAAACATTGGTTATAAGAAAGCAGAGATCCATCAAAAGATCGATGACCTACTTGCTGCCTATGGTTTAACACACTTAAGATATAGAAAATCCCATCTGCTGAGTGGAGGTGAGAAACAACTTTTAGCCATTTTATCTGTTCTGGTTATGGAGCCTACCTATATTGTATTGGATGAACCAACAATATTTTTAGACCTAAAAAACAAGAAAAAAATAGTTCAGTTAATGGAAAGGCTGCACCAAACGATTATCATGGTTACGCATGATTTAGATCTACTGATGCATTTTGACCGTGTATTGGTTTTTGAACAGGGGTGCTTGGTTGCAGATGATATCCCTACCCGCTCTATAAAAGCATATCAAAGGCTGATAGATGACCAATTATAA
- the atpF gene encoding F0F1 ATP synthase subunit B gives MTLITPDFGIIFWQTITFLVVLLVLSRYAWKPILGIVQAREHAVANAIDKIAQAEALIKQVEDDRNRLIGEAHLERERIIGEALATQRTILDQAHQEGLTVKEQLVTQAKIEITREEARAHEAVKAHLGSLVVQVAEKLLAKELSQDASQWELVAQLIANESPSA, from the coding sequence ATGACTTTAATAACGCCCGATTTTGGTATTATCTTTTGGCAAACTATAACCTTCTTAGTGGTTTTGTTGGTATTATCTAGGTATGCTTGGAAGCCTATTTTAGGAATCGTACAAGCAAGAGAGCATGCGGTAGCAAATGCTATAGATAAAATTGCGCAAGCAGAAGCATTAATCAAGCAAGTGGAGGATGACCGAAATAGATTAATAGGCGAGGCACATCTAGAACGTGAGCGTATCATTGGTGAAGCATTGGCGACTCAGCGCACCATTCTTGACCAAGCCCATCAAGAAGGTTTAACAGTCAAGGAGCAGTTGGTCACACAAGCTAAAATCGAAATTACTAGAGAAGAAGCCCGTGCACATGAAGCAGTCAAGGCCCATTTGGGATCATTAGTGGTTCAAGTTGCTGAAAAATTATTGGCTAAAGAATTAAGCCAAGATGCATCCCAATGGGAACTAGTAGCGCAACTCATAGCAAACGAAAGCCCATCTGCTTAG
- the trmB gene encoding tRNA (guanosine(46)-N7)-methyltransferase TrmB produces the protein MRQKRKRFEANKSLDHLIEPEKPLYKNIKGKWNLVYFQNNHPITLEIGCGHGAYTIGLAKLFPERNFIGIDIKGDRLWKGAQEAKDYALQNVAFLRAQATQLLEFFEENEVAEIWITFPDPRPKTRDIKRRLTSMRFLKLYKTILIQDGHVHLKTDSSLLFAYTLDLLQRQGIAPYNYTRDLYGSALISNHFGIQTTYEKRFIAEGMQIHYLCFGLK, from the coding sequence ATGAGACAGAAGCGCAAACGTTTTGAAGCAAATAAATCATTAGATCATCTGATAGAACCAGAAAAACCGCTCTATAAAAACATCAAAGGGAAATGGAACCTTGTATATTTTCAAAACAACCATCCGATTACACTAGAAATTGGTTGTGGGCATGGTGCTTATACCATTGGATTGGCTAAACTATTTCCAGAAAGAAATTTTATCGGGATTGATATCAAAGGAGATCGGTTATGGAAAGGTGCACAAGAAGCCAAGGATTATGCGCTACAAAATGTTGCCTTTCTACGCGCGCAGGCAACACAGCTTTTGGAGTTTTTTGAAGAAAACGAAGTAGCTGAGATTTGGATTACCTTTCCAGATCCTAGACCTAAAACTAGAGATATAAAACGTAGGCTCACTAGCATGCGTTTTTTAAAGCTATATAAGACAATACTTATACAGGATGGACATGTGCACTTAAAAACAGATAGCAGTTTACTGTTTGCCTATACATTAGATTTACTCCAACGGCAAGGCATAGCACCATATAATTATACAAGAGACTTGTATGGTTCTGCATTAATAAGCAACCATTTTGGCATTCAAACCACTTATGAAAAACGATTCATAGCAGAAGGGATGCAGATCCATTATCTATGCTTTGGATTAAAATAA
- a CDS encoding biotin transporter BioY — protein MGTKDIVYIALFAAIAAVLALIPPIYLPFHPVPLTAQSLGPMLAGSILGAKRATLAIFLFIAIMATGLPIMAGGRGGIAIIMGPTGGFILGFPAAAYIIGWLFERNWNRLNLAWAFIYILLGGIIVLYICGLLWIAMMFNFDLYKAFLSSCIFIPGDIIKVTIAATASMVIKRSYPLIKM, from the coding sequence ATGGGCACAAAGGATATCGTATACATTGCACTATTTGCCGCAATAGCTGCAGTCTTAGCCCTTATTCCTCCAATATACTTACCTTTCCATCCAGTGCCGCTAACCGCTCAATCTCTAGGACCTATGCTAGCAGGTAGCATTTTAGGCGCTAAACGAGCTACCTTAGCCATCTTTTTATTTATAGCCATCATGGCAACTGGACTTCCCATTATGGCAGGTGGTCGTGGTGGAATCGCCATTATCATGGGGCCAACGGGTGGTTTCATACTTGGCTTTCCAGCTGCTGCCTATATTATTGGCTGGTTATTCGAAAGGAATTGGAATAGATTGAACCTAGCTTGGGCCTTTATCTATATCCTATTGGGTGGCATCATTGTACTCTATATTTGTGGTCTGCTATGGATTGCTATGATGTTTAACTTTGACCTATATAAAGCTTTTTTATCTTCTTGTATATTTATTCCAGGAGATATCATTAAGGTTACTATTGCAGCTACTGCTTCAATGGTCATTAAAAGATCCTATCCTTTGATAAAAATGTAA
- a CDS encoding energy-coupling factor transporter transmembrane component T has protein sequence MTNYKIDRKQWCSIAPEWKLILLILVTSLSFIGYDWRFYLANLSITFALSFLMHIAYNQLFKPIRAHFYLLIIIFVMHAIGGDWVDGIKAMLRLCNIVLFASWLLLTTSYSDIMEGLVALLKPLSYVGVKPAEVSLAFALTIRFMPLIMDTFKEVKMAQKARGINKNFMAILIPSVIKTIKMADDIAEAIAARCWE, from the coding sequence ATGACCAATTATAAAATAGATAGGAAACAATGGTGTAGCATAGCCCCTGAATGGAAGTTAATCCTGCTAATATTAGTGACTAGTCTATCGTTTATAGGATATGACTGGCGTTTTTACCTAGCCAATTTATCTATAACCTTTGCTTTAAGCTTCTTAATGCATATTGCTTATAATCAATTATTTAAGCCCATAAGGGCTCATTTTTACCTACTGATTATCATCTTTGTTATGCATGCCATTGGAGGGGATTGGGTAGATGGGATTAAGGCGATGCTAAGGTTGTGTAACATTGTACTATTTGCTTCATGGCTTCTATTGACCACATCTTATTCAGATATCATGGAAGGATTAGTCGCTTTATTAAAGCCATTATCATATGTTGGCGTAAAGCCTGCTGAGGTTAGCCTTGCTTTTGCACTAACCATACGTTTTATGCCACTTATCATGGATACCTTCAAGGAAGTAAAAATGGCTCAAAAAGCGAGAGGAATAAATAAAAATTTTATGGCCATACTTATCCCGTCAGTTATCAAAACCATCAAAATGGCAGATGATATTGCAGAAGCCATAGCAGCCAGATGCTGGGAATAA
- a CDS encoding dihydrofolate reductase: MVISLIVAMSLNRVIGRNNKLPWHLPADLQEFKKHTQGHHLVMGSHTFRSIGRILPNRVSIVVSKKMDQSGVGYHVVGSLASAINLAKAQGESELFVIGGGTIYSQTLPIADRIYLTKIHAIVPGDTYFPLLGKEWVECAIRSFKADEKNPYDYEFIVLEKQCAK, translated from the coding sequence ATGGTTATATCTCTTATTGTCGCGATGTCATTAAATAGGGTCATTGGAAGGAACAATAAGCTTCCTTGGCATCTCCCAGCTGATTTACAAGAATTTAAAAAACATACACAAGGCCATCATCTGGTAATGGGTAGTCATACTTTTCGTTCTATTGGCCGTATTTTACCCAATCGGGTTAGTATAGTAGTCAGTAAAAAAATGGATCAGTCCGGTGTGGGCTATCATGTGGTAGGTAGCTTAGCATCAGCTATAAATTTAGCAAAAGCGCAAGGTGAATCAGAGTTATTTGTCATTGGAGGGGGGACAATTTACAGTCAAACCCTACCTATAGCCGATAGAATTTATCTAACAAAAATCCATGCTATTGTACCAGGGGATACCTATTTCCCTTTGCTAGGAAAAGAATGGGTGGAATGTGCTATACGGTCTTTTAAAGCAGATGAGAAAAATCCCTATGATTATGAATTTATTGTATTAGAAAAACAGTGTGCAAAATAG
- a CDS encoding Fic family protein has translation MSRADFLLGKLAREGNRLPNPHLLMRPFITREAVLSSKIEGTQATLGEILAADAGAHVKQNSGELQEVQNYIKALDYGLSRLAEFPLSLRLIKEIHERLMQGVRGAHATPGEFRQSQNWIGIPGCTLHTAKFVPPPPDHLMDCLGEFENFLYDRSLPPLIHMALCHYQFEAIHPFLDGNGRIGRLLITLLLIEQKILPSPLLYLSAFFEATRDEYYKQLYNVSVKGSWHAWLIYFLNGVAIQSEDVLSRTERINELLNQWKIDIARGSSQVPIDIVQLLAVNPYFTINKIAKDLMISYSTAQRGVQKLEAAGIIKKTSNNKRDKVYCAIEILNILEEPTKIKAGICEQLA, from the coding sequence TTGTCTCGTGCTGATTTTCTGCTTGGGAAATTAGCACGAGAAGGCAACAGGCTGCCTAACCCTCATCTTTTAATGCGCCCATTCATCACCCGTGAAGCAGTACTATCTAGTAAAATTGAAGGCACCCAAGCAACCTTAGGAGAAATCTTAGCTGCCGATGCTGGTGCACATGTAAAACAAAACTCTGGTGAGCTCCAAGAAGTGCAGAATTATATTAAGGCACTCGATTATGGGCTGAGTCGATTAGCAGAGTTTCCGTTATCGCTGCGCCTGATTAAGGAAATACATGAACGCTTAATGCAAGGTGTTAGAGGGGCGCATGCCACGCCGGGAGAATTTAGGCAGAGTCAGAATTGGATTGGAATTCCAGGATGTACGCTGCATACAGCAAAGTTTGTACCGCCACCCCCTGATCATTTAATGGATTGCCTGGGAGAATTTGAAAATTTTTTATACGACAGATCATTACCACCATTGATTCATATGGCGCTTTGCCATTATCAATTTGAAGCAATTCATCCATTTTTAGATGGTAATGGGCGTATAGGAAGGCTCCTGATTACGTTACTGTTGATTGAACAAAAGATACTCCCTTCGCCTTTATTATATTTATCTGCATTTTTTGAAGCAACACGCGATGAGTATTATAAACAGCTTTATAATGTTAGTGTGAAAGGTAGCTGGCACGCATGGCTCATTTATTTTTTAAATGGTGTAGCTATTCAATCTGAAGATGTTTTATCACGTACTGAGCGTATCAATGAATTATTAAATCAATGGAAAATTGATATCGCAAGAGGCAGTTCCCAGGTACCTATAGACATAGTACAACTTTTGGCTGTAAATCCTTATTTTACGATCAATAAAATTGCTAAAGATCTTATGATTTCGTACAGCACTGCACAAAGAGGTGTTCAAAAACTTGAAGCAGCCGGCATTATTAAAAAGACGAGTAATAACAAACGGGATAAAGTTTACTGCGCTATTGAAATATTAAATATCCTAGAAGAGCCTACGAAAATCAAGGCAGGTATTTGTGAGCAACTCGCCTGA
- the atpB gene encoding F0F1 ATP synthase subunit A has translation MLHFRLLPLLYSMRSQYMQAIKASWIVFLLGCIAPLSARSAPQETGSCIMEHVADAHSWHFATIGQQHIGLPLPIILYSSDRGIECFSSARLYDQHHQPTPYRGYLLVDQKIYCLDQNRSVLDLSITKNIAAMLMSILLLVSGLLWITNKYRRAPLAPPKGWLALVDLITSFVKNEIAIPNIGKQHYARFLPYLLTIFCFIWLNNLLGLLPGGANVTGNISITLVLAAFTILITIFNGNKHYWRHIFKPEGVPSWLLPIMVPVEMLGILTKFFSLMVRLFANITAGHIILLSIIGIVFSMKSTCIGLVVSVPLGTFMFLLKLLVAFLQAYVFTLLSAIYFGQAVDEGGH, from the coding sequence ATGTTACATTTTAGATTATTGCCACTATTGTATTCCATGCGCAGCCAGTATATGCAGGCAATAAAGGCTTCTTGGATAGTATTTCTATTGGGTTGTATCGCCCCTTTGAGCGCTCGTTCTGCGCCACAAGAAACTGGATCGTGTATTATGGAACATGTGGCAGATGCCCATAGCTGGCATTTTGCTACCATTGGCCAGCAACATATTGGACTTCCATTACCCATTATCCTTTATTCTTCAGATAGAGGCATCGAGTGTTTTTCCTCTGCTCGTTTGTATGACCAACACCACCAACCTACTCCCTACCGAGGCTACCTCCTTGTAGATCAAAAAATCTACTGCTTAGATCAAAACAGATCTGTCTTAGACCTATCCATTACCAAGAATATAGCAGCCATGTTAATGAGCATCCTACTACTTGTAAGCGGACTATTATGGATCACCAACAAGTATCGACGCGCCCCACTTGCCCCACCCAAAGGATGGCTTGCCCTTGTAGATCTGATTACCTCCTTTGTTAAAAATGAAATAGCCATTCCCAATATAGGCAAGCAGCATTATGCCCGATTTCTTCCCTACCTATTAACCATCTTTTGCTTTATATGGCTGAACAACCTGTTGGGGCTTCTACCAGGTGGTGCCAATGTAACAGGAAATATTTCCATCACTTTGGTACTGGCTGCTTTTACCATTCTTATTACTATTTTTAATGGCAATAAACACTATTGGCGCCATATATTTAAACCAGAGGGGGTCCCTAGCTGGTTATTACCTATTATGGTTCCAGTAGAAATGTTGGGCATTCTAACCAAGTTTTTCTCCCTTATGGTACGGTTATTTGCCAATATTACAGCAGGTCATATTATTTTACTAAGCATTATAGGGATTGTTTTTAGTATGAAAAGTACCTGTATAGGCTTAGTAGTCAGTGTACCACTTGGTACTTTTATGTTTCTCCTCAAGCTGCTCGTTGCTTTTTTGCAAGCATATGTTTTTACACTGCTTTCTGCTATTTATTTTGGGCAAGCGGTTGATGAAGGAGGCCATTAA
- a CDS encoding putative porin, translating into MVDFSIWWRHSLFFLAFGLPLGAYGKEKAEDVFEKPQEEKVEATSTFFITPRAVKHNYRRYHRIDRSVTKMDRFTVAEQHGYNFQDLGNHWTAAQHIFYTLPQHIGATYGLTAYDFYFQQPQDIRYYYTEKAYAYFNIVLANLGSFLFNGCYTQRLLETWHIGTNWYGAMTENEWPHSKDDKIVNAFPYFDIFTHIKSEDESYHLFTSWSNMQYLTRETGGVRSRKDQFAYKEQNPSKRYKSSFPLLAEPYMHNKIDQVHKVMHKELRRHFYLYHHYEFSKPLQLYHELHYSHKKNLCTIDKLDATSLLPFMSKELHSQFEPLNDTADKEHASVVMQSFGNEIGVKGDIAQPNIYYALHYRLDNIALHYDFSKPETVTYRHSLKGQKATKEHYLGGHTRLHFSQHNKLCIDGTYLLQQGGYHRLNIIYQYKFFKLTGHTIKYKTPYIVAHGYSRHRLWDKAFTAPSACTIDGAVRYHTPHITIHPILSFKKLNNYIYYSQAPLNDRDDHCIAQPMQATKPIYLCSLEGNLNFCFFSYFHFDNSLTMVRELNKKGKIFKGYIPPYMYTGRYYYANQPYDKKMDIEIGLNIHFKELYYGDGYDVIAQQFYRQNKFAVQGRPIVDIFCNMRISNLKISLKYSYINEYFNKPTAYFATPFYPGLKKAADIGLHWSFFD; encoded by the coding sequence ATGGTAGATTTTTCGATTTGGTGGCGACACAGTTTGTTTTTTTTAGCTTTTGGCCTACCACTTGGCGCTTATGGCAAAGAAAAAGCAGAAGATGTTTTTGAAAAACCCCAAGAAGAAAAAGTTGAAGCCACCTCTACCTTTTTTATAACACCACGAGCAGTAAAACACAATTACAGAAGGTATCACCGAATAGACCGCTCTGTAACCAAAATGGACCGTTTTACAGTGGCAGAACAGCATGGCTACAACTTTCAGGACCTGGGCAATCACTGGACCGCTGCGCAACACATCTTTTATACATTACCCCAACATATAGGTGCCACCTATGGACTTACTGCCTATGATTTTTATTTTCAACAACCACAAGATATACGTTACTACTATACAGAGAAAGCATATGCATACTTTAATATTGTGCTGGCCAACTTGGGTAGCTTTTTATTTAATGGCTGTTATACCCAACGACTGCTTGAAACCTGGCATATAGGTACGAATTGGTATGGTGCTATGACAGAAAATGAATGGCCACATAGTAAGGATGATAAAATCGTTAATGCCTTCCCCTATTTTGACATTTTTACCCATATCAAAAGTGAAGATGAGTCCTACCACCTATTTACCAGCTGGTCTAATATGCAATACCTGACCAGAGAGACAGGTGGCGTACGTTCGCGTAAGGATCAGTTTGCCTATAAAGAGCAAAATCCCAGCAAACGTTACAAATCTTCTTTTCCACTACTGGCAGAGCCATATATGCATAACAAAATTGACCAAGTACATAAAGTAATGCACAAAGAGCTGAGACGCCACTTTTACCTCTACCATCATTATGAGTTTAGCAAACCGCTACAACTATACCATGAACTGCATTATAGCCATAAAAAGAATCTATGCACCATTGACAAACTGGATGCAACATCACTACTACCTTTTATGTCTAAAGAGCTCCACAGCCAGTTTGAACCTCTCAATGATACAGCTGACAAAGAGCATGCCAGTGTTGTCATGCAATCTTTTGGTAATGAAATAGGGGTTAAAGGAGATATAGCACAGCCCAATATATATTATGCACTCCATTATAGACTGGACAATATTGCTTTACACTACGATTTTTCTAAGCCTGAAACGGTAACCTACCGCCATTCTTTAAAAGGTCAAAAAGCAACAAAAGAACACTATCTAGGTGGCCATACACGCTTGCACTTTAGCCAGCACAATAAGCTTTGTATAGATGGCACCTATCTATTGCAGCAAGGAGGCTATCATAGGCTCAACATAATCTATCAATACAAGTTTTTTAAACTTACAGGACATACGATTAAGTATAAAACGCCTTATATAGTAGCCCATGGCTATAGTAGGCACAGACTCTGGGACAAGGCTTTCACAGCGCCATCTGCATGCACAATAGATGGCGCAGTACGGTACCACACACCCCATATAACCATTCATCCTATACTATCTTTTAAAAAGCTCAACAACTATATTTACTACAGCCAAGCACCATTAAATGATAGAGATGACCATTGTATTGCTCAGCCCATGCAGGCAACCAAACCTATTTATCTTTGTTCTTTAGAAGGAAACTTAAATTTTTGCTTTTTTTCTTATTTCCATTTTGACAATAGCCTGACCATGGTAAGAGAACTCAACAAAAAAGGTAAAATTTTTAAAGGCTATATTCCCCCTTATATGTATACAGGCCGTTACTATTATGCAAACCAACCCTACGATAAAAAGATGGATATAGAAATAGGGCTAAATATACATTTTAAAGAGCTTTACTACGGAGATGGGTATGATGTCATTGCACAGCAATTTTACCGACAAAACAAATTCGCTGTACAGGGCAGACCCATTGTGGACATTTTTTGTAATATGCGCATCAGTAATTTAAAGATTTCACTGAAATACAGCTATATCAACGAATACTTTAACAAACCAACAGCCTACTTTGCTACACCATTTTACCCTGGCCTAAAAAAAGCAGCTGATATTGGCCTACATTGGTCTTTCTTTGATTAA